In the genome of Lentisphaera araneosa HTCC2155, the window ATTTATTAAATCCAAAATTAATTTTATGTGACCTTCAGTCAGAAAGTCATGAAATGGTGTATCTAGAAATGCTAGAAGCACTTAAGGGGCAATGTAAAGATATTGCGGAGCCACGTGATATATTAAAAGATATACTTGAGCATGAAAGCTTAGTTGAAATGCCTTATAACTCGGGTTTCGCTATTCCTCATACGCGTTCGGCAGGAGTAAATGATCTTCATTTAGTTCTGGGGATTCACAAGCAAGGAATTAAGCTTCAAGAACATGATTTAGAAAAAAGTAAGATTATTATTTTATTTTTAGTTTCTAAAGAAACTTCCAAAATTTACTTATTAATTCTTAAGGCTTTGGCACGTTATTTCTCTAATCCAGGTGTGAGTGACCAGCTCGCTGAATGTGCAACGGCCCAAGAGGTTACGGACGTTTTTCAAAAGGATAAAGTTGAGGTAAATCATAGTATTACAGCTGAAGATATCATGAGTGACTCAATGGACTGTATGCCGGGATCAGGAATGTTGGGTTCAGCGATAGATGTACTGGCTCAAACCAAGCGCTTACATATTCCTATTGTAGATGGGGATGGAAGATTGATTGGAGATTTTAATATCGATTCCATTCTCAAAGGCTCCGTGCCTGATTATATAAAAATGATGGATAATCTAAGTTTTTTACCAGAATTTGAACCCTTTGACAAAATTTTAAAAAATGAAGATAAGACACCCGTTGATAAATTTATTGATCATGAACCAAAATTTTGTAAACGTGAGACGGCATTGATGGAAGTTGTGATTCGCTTTATTAAAGATCAAGTCAACTGCCTGTATGTGGTAGATGAATCAATGAGGCCTGAAGGTATCATTACCAAGCATGAACTCATAAATAATTTGTTGAGGTCGTAGATGTTCTGGATAGGAACTCTAATATTTGTGGGGACATATATTGTTATTGCAAGTGAGAAAGTTCACAAGAGTGCAGCTGCCATGGGTGGTGCTATGCTTATGCTTTTGTTTATACTCGAAGGTCCCAGTCATGGAAAGAAAGCCGATGCAAGT includes:
- a CDS encoding PTS sugar transporter subunit IIA produces the protein MNFADLLNPKLILCDLQSESHEMVYLEMLEALKGQCKDIAEPRDILKDILEHESLVEMPYNSGFAIPHTRSAGVNDLHLVLGIHKQGIKLQEHDLEKSKIIILFLVSKETSKIYLLILKALARYFSNPGVSDQLAECATAQEVTDVFQKDKVEVNHSITAEDIMSDSMDCMPGSGMLGSAIDVLAQTKRLHIPIVDGDGRLIGDFNIDSILKGSVPDYIKMMDNLSFLPEFEPFDKILKNEDKTPVDKFIDHEPKFCKRETALMEVVIRFIKDQVNCLYVVDESMRPEGIITKHELINNLLRS